The DNA sequence CTGGGCGATCTGCTGCATGCCGATCGTGCAGCGCTGGCGCGGCTGGGGCAGGCCTGGGCCGATCTCGCGCCGTCCACGGTCGCCCGCAAGGCCTCCGCCCTGCGCCAGTTCTACGGCTTTCTGGTGGACGAGAAGCTGCGGGAGGATGATCCCTCCGCCGCCCTGCCACGCCCGGTCGCGCGCCGGCCGCTGCCGAAGATCCTCTCGCACGAACAGGTCGAGTTGCTGTTCCGGCAGGCCGAGGAGGAGGCAGAGAGCGCCCGCCCGCCCGCCTTGCGCCTGCTGGCATTGCTGGAGATGCTCTATGGCTCCGGCCTGCGGGCGACCGAGCTCGTGGCCTTGCCGCTTTCCTCCGTGCCGCGCGACGCGCCCTTCATCACGGTGTCGGGGAAGGGTGGGCAGCAGCGGCTGGTGCCCGTCTCCACCCGCGCGCGGCAGGCGCTGTCCCGCTGGCTGGCGGTACGGCCGGCCGATGGCC is a window from the Altererythrobacter sp. B11 genome containing:
- a CDS encoding tyrosine recombinase — its product is MAIESFLAMLAAERGAAANTLAAYRRDLEGAEEVLGDLLHADRAALARLGQAWADLAPSTVARKASALRQFYGFLVDEKLREDDPSAALPRPVARRPLPKILSHEQVELLFRQAEEEAESARPPALRLLALLEMLYGSGLRATELVALPLSSVPRDAPFITVSGKGGQQRLVPVSTRARQALSRWLAVRPADGPYLFPSRGKHLTRVRLFQLLKELALRAGLDPAKLSPHVLRHAFATHLLEGGADLRVLQTLLGHADIATTQIYTHVDSARLVALVNERHPLAGGARGG